From Streptomyces qinzhouensis, one genomic window encodes:
- the guaA gene encoding glutamine-hydrolyzing GMP synthase, which translates to MSSASPAAPDVVLVVDFGAQYAQLIARRVREARVYSEIVPSTMPVAEMLAKKPRAIILSGGPSSVYAEGAPRLDRAIFEAGVPVFGMCYGFQLMATTLGGTVDNTGSREYGRTPLKVTKTGSTLFEGTPAEQPVWMSHGDACSAAPEGFTVTAATDVVPVAAFENDEKKLYGVQHHPEVMHSTYGQQVLEHFLYRGAGIEPSWTTGNVIDEQIAAIREQVGSKRAICGLSGGVDSAVAAALVQKAIGAQLTCVYVDHGLMRKGETEQVEKDFVAATGVQLKVVDAQERFLTALAGVSDPEEKRKIIGREFIRVFEQAQAEIVAEGAAGGEDVAFLVQGTLYPDVVESGGGTGTANIKSHHNVGGLPDDLEFELIEPLRQLFKDEVRMVGQELGLPEEIVQRQPFPGPGLGIRIVGEVTRERLDLLREADAIAREELTAAGLDREIWQCPVVLLADVRSVGVQGDGRTYGHPIVLRPVSSEDAMTADWTRMPYEVLARISTRITNEVADVNRVVLDVTSKPPGTIEWE; encoded by the coding sequence GTGTCCTCTGCGTCCCCCGCCGCGCCCGATGTCGTACTCGTCGTCGACTTCGGCGCGCAGTACGCCCAGCTCATCGCCCGCCGCGTCCGTGAGGCCCGGGTTTACTCCGAGATCGTGCCGTCCACCATGCCGGTGGCCGAGATGCTGGCGAAGAAGCCCAGGGCGATCATCCTTTCCGGTGGCCCCTCCTCCGTGTACGCGGAGGGCGCGCCCCGCCTCGACCGGGCGATCTTCGAGGCCGGGGTCCCGGTCTTCGGCATGTGTTACGGCTTCCAGCTGATGGCCACGACCCTCGGCGGCACGGTCGACAACACCGGCTCCCGTGAGTACGGCCGTACCCCCCTGAAGGTCACCAAGACCGGCTCGACGCTCTTCGAGGGCACGCCCGCCGAGCAGCCGGTGTGGATGTCGCACGGCGACGCCTGCTCCGCCGCGCCCGAGGGCTTCACCGTCACCGCCGCCACGGACGTGGTGCCGGTCGCCGCCTTCGAGAACGACGAGAAGAAGCTCTACGGAGTCCAGCACCACCCCGAGGTGATGCACTCCACCTACGGCCAGCAGGTGCTGGAGCACTTCCTCTACCGCGGCGCGGGCATCGAGCCCTCGTGGACCACGGGCAATGTGATCGACGAGCAGATCGCCGCCATCCGGGAGCAGGTCGGCTCCAAGCGCGCCATCTGCGGCCTCTCCGGAGGCGTGGACTCCGCCGTGGCCGCCGCCCTGGTCCAGAAGGCCATCGGCGCCCAGCTCACCTGCGTCTACGTCGACCACGGCCTGATGCGCAAGGGCGAGACCGAGCAGGTCGAGAAGGACTTCGTGGCCGCGACCGGCGTCCAGCTGAAGGTCGTCGACGCCCAGGAGCGGTTCCTGACCGCACTCGCCGGGGTCAGCGACCCCGAGGAGAAGCGGAAGATCATCGGCCGGGAGTTCATCCGGGTCTTCGAGCAGGCGCAGGCCGAGATCGTCGCCGAGGGCGCGGCCGGTGGCGAGGATGTCGCCTTCCTCGTCCAGGGCACGCTCTACCCCGATGTCGTCGAGTCCGGCGGCGGTACCGGCACCGCCAACATCAAGTCGCACCACAATGTCGGCGGACTCCCCGACGACCTCGAGTTCGAGCTGATCGAACCGCTGCGGCAGCTGTTCAAGGACGAGGTCCGGATGGTCGGCCAGGAGCTGGGCCTGCCGGAGGAGATCGTCCAGCGGCAGCCGTTCCCCGGCCCGGGCCTCGGTATCCGGATCGTCGGCGAGGTCACCCGCGAGCGGCTCGACCTGCTGCGCGAGGCGGACGCCATCGCCCGTGAGGAGCTGACCGCGGCCGGGCTCGACCGCGAGATCTGGCAGTGCCCGGTGGTCCTCCTCGCCGATGTCCGCAGTGTGGGCGTCCAGGGTGACGGCCGGACCTACGGCCACCCGATCGTGCTGCGGCCGGTCTCCTCCGAGGACGCGATGACCGCGGACTGGACCCGGATGCCGTACGAGGTGCTGGCCCGCATCTCCACCCGGATCACCAACGAGGTCGCCGACGTCAACCGGGTCGTCCTGGACGTCACCAGCAAGCCGCCGGGGACCATCGAATGGGAGTAA
- a CDS encoding IS30 family transposase produces MDFEIRKDRSKKTGLRLAREREEYFRLMGQGVSSREACRIVGIDRRTGKRWRNGFTPSNSKRWRPPVTRLVASAPGPSKHLRQADRIHIADRLREKASIRTIAAELNRSPSTVSREISRNRHPVNGQYRPYAAQARADERRPRPKPGKIGQNPELRDYVQDRLGRRWSPEQIARHLRRDFPDRPEMHVVHETIYQALYVQGRGELRRELTRALRTGRAVRKPRRQAQQRQPRYPAPMVMISERPAEAADRAVPGHWEGDLIIGKDNGSAIGTLVERSTRYLMLVHLPHGRGTELVRDALVDTVKTLPAHLKRSLTWDQGSEMGRHHEFTIATDIPVYFCDPASPWQRGSNENTNGLLRQYFPKGTDLSVHNREHLYAVAAELNGRPRKTLDWETPAERLHKLLATTRQ; encoded by the coding sequence ATGGACTTCGAGATCCGCAAGGACCGGAGCAAGAAGACCGGGCTGAGGCTGGCCCGTGAGCGGGAGGAATACTTCCGCCTCATGGGCCAGGGCGTCAGCAGTCGGGAAGCGTGCCGGATCGTCGGAATCGACCGGCGCACGGGCAAACGCTGGCGGAACGGGTTCACTCCGTCGAACAGTAAGAGGTGGAGGCCGCCGGTCACCAGGCTGGTGGCCTCCGCCCCCGGGCCCTCCAAGCATCTACGGCAAGCCGACCGGATACACATCGCTGACCGGTTGCGGGAGAAGGCGTCTATACGGACCATCGCGGCCGAGCTGAACCGCAGTCCGTCGACCGTCAGCCGCGAGATCAGCCGCAACCGGCACCCCGTCAACGGCCAGTACCGGCCCTACGCCGCCCAGGCCCGAGCCGACGAGCGCCGGCCCCGGCCCAAGCCTGGGAAGATCGGGCAGAACCCTGAGCTGCGGGACTACGTCCAAGACCGCCTGGGAAGACGTTGGAGCCCGGAGCAGATAGCCCGACACCTGCGCCGCGACTTCCCCGACCGGCCGGAGATGCACGTGGTCCACGAGACGATCTACCAGGCCCTCTACGTCCAAGGCCGCGGCGAACTCCGCCGCGAGCTGACCCGCGCCCTGCGCACAGGCCGAGCAGTGCGCAAGCCCCGCCGCCAGGCCCAGCAACGCCAGCCACGCTATCCGGCTCCCATGGTGATGATCAGCGAGCGGCCCGCCGAAGCCGCAGACCGGGCCGTGCCCGGTCACTGGGAAGGCGACCTGATCATCGGGAAGGACAACGGGTCCGCCATCGGCACGCTGGTGGAACGCAGCACGCGCTACCTCATGCTGGTCCACCTGCCCCACGGCCGCGGCACCGAACTCGTCCGTGACGCACTGGTGGACACGGTGAAAACGCTTCCGGCACATCTGAAGCGGTCGCTCACCTGGGATCAGGGCAGCGAGATGGGCCGCCACCACGAGTTCACCATCGCGACCGACATCCCGGTCTACTTCTGCGATCCGGCCAGCCCCTGGCAGCGTGGCTCGAACGAGAACACCAACGGCCTGCTGCGGCAGTACTTCCCCAAAGGCACCGACCTGTCGGTCCACAACCGCGAACACCTCTACGCCGTCGCTGCCGAACTCAACGGCCGCCCACGCAAAACGCTCGACTGGGAAACCCCAGCCGAGCGCCTGCATAAACTGCTCGCCACCACACGTCAGTGA
- a CDS encoding class II aldolase/adducin family protein, which produces MTQQTPAPPPPPPVPASAHPAPVPSAPAPPAPVPVPVEELGFELPPVHDSPAAERAHRKERLAGALRILGGYGYEDGVSGHITARDPELADCFWVNPFGLPFSLVTPADLVLVNARGHVVEGRRHINQAAFAVHAGVHLARPDTVAVVHTHTVHGRALAALGELVEPLTQEACAFYQDHALVNTYTRVAVDEAESRRIATALGPRKALVLRNHGLLTVGGSVDAAVWWFLSMERCAQVQLTARAAGKPVPIGHRDAVATREQLGTDLVAWISFQPLWRALTAGAGGGHRGEGDAEKGHYFR; this is translated from the coding sequence ATGACGCAGCAGACGCCCGCGCCGCCGCCGCCTCCGCCCGTCCCCGCGTCGGCTCACCCCGCCCCCGTACCCTCCGCTCCCGCACCCCCAGCTCCCGTTCCGGTCCCGGTCGAAGAGCTCGGCTTCGAACTGCCGCCCGTTCATGACTCCCCGGCCGCCGAACGGGCCCACCGCAAGGAGCGGCTCGCCGGGGCGCTGCGGATTCTCGGCGGGTACGGCTACGAGGACGGGGTCTCCGGCCATATCACCGCCCGCGATCCCGAGCTGGCCGACTGCTTCTGGGTGAACCCCTTCGGGCTGCCGTTCTCCCTGGTCACCCCCGCCGATCTGGTTCTGGTCAACGCCCGCGGCCATGTCGTCGAGGGGCGCCGGCACATCAACCAGGCCGCCTTCGCCGTCCACGCCGGGGTGCATCTCGCCCGGCCGGACACCGTCGCCGTCGTCCACACCCACACCGTCCACGGGCGGGCGCTCGCCGCCCTCGGCGAACTCGTCGAACCCCTCACCCAGGAGGCGTGCGCCTTCTACCAGGACCATGCGCTGGTGAACACGTACACCCGAGTCGCCGTCGACGAGGCGGAGAGCCGCCGGATCGCCACCGCCCTCGGCCCCCGCAAGGCCCTCGTCCTGCGCAACCACGGACTGCTGACCGTCGGTGGCTCGGTGGACGCGGCCGTCTGGTGGTTTCTCTCCATGGAGCGCTGCGCCCAGGTGCAGCTCACGGCGCGCGCGGCGGGGAAGCCGGTGCCGATCGGGCACCGGGACGCGGTCGCCACCCGGGAGCAGCTGGGCACCGATCTCGTGGCATGGATCAGCTTCCAGCCGCTGTGGCGGGCGCTGACGGCCGGCGCGGGCGGCGGACACCGGGGGGAGGGGGACGCGGAAAAGGGGCACTACTTCCGGTGA
- a CDS encoding DoxX family protein, with amino-acid sequence MAHTRQGGSTGAGTGGGGVRAFPSRPRRWFDRARELGFRYALLPLRIFLGVTFVYAGLDKLDDKTFLAAQGSGSIGELMRSVRDTSAVPWLVDRALTDPVAFGEAIAWGEIAVGVGTLVGLLGRLAALGGALISLSLWLTVSWQTTPYYYGNDLAYLMAWLPLVLAGAAAPSLDALIAKRRRRRA; translated from the coding sequence ATGGCGCATACACGGCAGGGCGGCAGTACGGGGGCCGGTACCGGAGGCGGCGGGGTCCGCGCCTTTCCCTCCCGGCCGCGGAGGTGGTTCGACCGGGCACGGGAACTGGGCTTCCGCTATGCCCTGCTACCGCTGCGGATCTTCCTCGGTGTGACCTTCGTCTACGCCGGGCTCGACAAACTCGACGACAAGACCTTCCTCGCGGCGCAGGGCTCCGGTTCCATCGGTGAGCTGATGCGGAGCGTCCGGGACACCTCCGCCGTCCCCTGGCTGGTCGACCGGGCCCTGACGGACCCGGTGGCCTTCGGCGAGGCCATCGCCTGGGGCGAGATCGCCGTCGGTGTCGGCACCCTCGTCGGCCTGCTGGGCCGACTCGCCGCGCTCGGCGGGGCGCTGATCTCGCTGAGCCTGTGGCTGACCGTCAGCTGGCAGACCACTCCGTACTACTACGGCAATGACCTGGCCTATCTGATGGCCTGGCTGCCGCTGGTGCTCGCCGGGGCGGCCGCGCCGTCCTTGGACGCGCTGATCGCGAAGCGGCGGCGGCGCAGGGCGTAG
- a CDS encoding PspC domain-containing protein: MKQATPTAQPGPSDETPAETPAGPEDTPPGEGPGADPRVRYLRREQRHRVVGGVCGGLGRYCDIDPVIFRVVVGVLALTGGLGLVFYGFAWLLIPAEGEEESEGRRLMGGRVDGTALTAVLLALIGCGLFLTMLTSPGTIGFAVQLAIATVGVAVWSRRRTSSPPDTAPGAPGAAAAAHAVPDAPPETKAPPVPESPSWWRDPIGKEGPPVRPEYLWGPEEARETEPENGPYSGSRTRWAKDLSGPRPIGGVLFGLAALACLLGIKLSWDGNPLGTSLQIGLVAALGVFALGLVISSFLGRTGFGTVLLTIVTALLLAGAAALPKNIGTDWQRTTWRPTTLTALKPSYELGTGVAVLDLSKLPLPAGGTVTTGAEVGLGKVKVIVPANAEVKLRAKAGVGDIGLPQDPKDDIDISPGQERTATLPAPAGMTPGAKASGGTVELRIQVGIGQVEVARAAS; encoded by the coding sequence ATGAAGCAGGCGACCCCGACCGCGCAGCCCGGCCCGTCCGACGAGACACCCGCCGAGACGCCCGCCGGACCTGAAGACACCCCGCCCGGGGAAGGGCCCGGGGCGGATCCGCGGGTCCGGTATCTCCGGCGTGAGCAGCGTCACCGGGTCGTCGGCGGGGTCTGCGGCGGTCTCGGCCGCTACTGCGACATCGACCCGGTGATCTTCCGGGTGGTCGTCGGGGTGCTCGCGCTGACCGGCGGTCTCGGTCTGGTCTTCTACGGTTTCGCCTGGCTGCTGATCCCCGCCGAGGGCGAGGAGGAGTCCGAGGGCCGCAGGCTGATGGGCGGCCGGGTCGACGGTACGGCGCTGACCGCCGTACTGCTGGCGCTGATCGGCTGCGGGCTGTTCCTGACCATGCTGACCAGCCCGGGGACGATCGGGTTCGCGGTCCAGCTCGCGATCGCCACCGTCGGTGTGGCCGTCTGGTCCCGCCGCCGTACATCGTCGCCGCCGGACACCGCCCCGGGGGCGCCCGGTGCCGCCGCGGCGGCGCACGCCGTTCCGGACGCGCCGCCGGAGACCAAGGCACCGCCCGTACCGGAGAGTCCTTCGTGGTGGCGGGATCCGATCGGCAAGGAGGGTCCGCCGGTGCGACCGGAGTATCTGTGGGGTCCGGAGGAAGCCCGGGAGACCGAGCCGGAGAACGGGCCGTACAGCGGCTCCCGGACCCGGTGGGCCAAGGACCTGAGCGGCCCGCGCCCGATCGGCGGTGTGCTCTTCGGGCTCGCGGCGCTGGCCTGCCTGCTCGGTATCAAGCTGAGCTGGGACGGCAATCCGCTCGGCACCAGTCTCCAGATCGGTCTGGTGGCCGCGCTGGGCGTCTTCGCTCTGGGTCTGGTGATCAGCTCGTTCCTGGGCCGGACCGGCTTCGGCACGGTCCTGCTGACGATCGTCACCGCCCTGCTGCTGGCCGGAGCCGCCGCACTCCCCAAGAACATCGGTACGGACTGGCAGCGGACGACCTGGCGGCCGACCACGCTCACCGCGCTCAAGCCGTCGTACGAGCTGGGCACCGGGGTCGCGGTGCTCGACCTGTCGAAACTGCCGCTGCCGGCCGGCGGGACCGTGACGACGGGCGCCGAGGTGGGCCTGGGCAAGGTGAAGGTGATCGTTCCGGCGAACGCCGAGGTGAAACTGCGCGCGAAGGCCGGGGTCGGGGACATCGGGCTCCCGCAGGATCCGAAGGACGATATCGATATCTCCCCCGGCCAGGAGCGTACGGCGACCCTGCCCGCGCCCGCCGGTATGACCCCGGGTGCCAAGGCTTCGGGAGGGACGGTCGAACTGCGTATCCAGGTCGGTATCGGACAGGTGGAGGTGGCCCGTGCCGCGTCCTGA
- a CDS encoding ATP-binding protein, with translation MPVAPPRPTAEPPRAERAERPARSTAPEDGAPWRRLYRSADGRLLGGVARGLAGHLGVPVAWVRLVFLGLLLADGLGILLYAAFWVFVPLGIGGRAAVEPRPLFETAEDGRRRLRKPDKGQLFALLALAIGCLIFLGDRNTTGNANRYLWPTLLIGAGVVLVWRQADNARRASWAAVDSRHRRLFQIVRALVGVGLVGTGLTVFMVVRGSAAQLGNVLTAAIAVIAGIALLAGPWLVRMSQDLSEERTMRIRAQERAEVAAHVHDSVLHTLTLIQRNADDAGEVRRLARAQERELRNWLYKPEGTGKEEDEEPGTLAEAVKKSAAEVEDKHGVPLEVVVVGDCPLDDKLSACMQAAREAMVNAAKYGGEGGPVQVFAEVDGRTVFVSVRDRGPGFDLDSVPGDRMGVRESIVGRMQRNGGTARLTSAPGEGTEVELTMERADA, from the coding sequence ATGCCCGTCGCCCCGCCCCGCCCCACCGCCGAGCCGCCGCGAGCCGAACGCGCCGAGCGGCCGGCGCGTTCCACCGCGCCCGAGGACGGCGCGCCGTGGCGCAGGCTCTACCGCAGCGCCGACGGCCGGCTCCTCGGCGGGGTGGCGCGGGGGCTCGCCGGGCATCTGGGGGTGCCCGTCGCCTGGGTGCGGCTGGTCTTCCTCGGTCTGCTGCTCGCCGACGGCCTCGGCATCCTGCTGTACGCGGCGTTCTGGGTCTTCGTCCCCCTCGGCATCGGCGGCCGGGCCGCCGTCGAACCCCGCCCCCTCTTCGAGACCGCGGAGGACGGCCGCCGCCGGCTCCGCAAACCCGACAAGGGGCAGCTCTTCGCTCTGCTGGCCCTCGCCATCGGCTGTCTGATCTTCCTCGGCGACCGCAACACCACCGGCAACGCCAACCGCTACCTCTGGCCCACCCTGCTGATCGGCGCCGGTGTGGTGCTGGTGTGGCGGCAGGCGGACAACGCCCGCCGGGCGAGCTGGGCCGCCGTCGACTCCCGGCACCGCAGGCTGTTCCAGATCGTCCGGGCGCTCGTCGGGGTGGGGCTCGTCGGCACCGGTCTGACCGTCTTCATGGTGGTCCGGGGCTCCGCCGCCCAGCTCGGCAACGTCCTCACCGCGGCCATCGCCGTCATCGCCGGTATCGCCCTGCTCGCCGGCCCCTGGCTGGTCCGGATGAGCCAGGACCTGTCCGAGGAGCGGACGATGCGCATCCGCGCCCAGGAGCGGGCCGAGGTCGCCGCCCATGTCCACGACTCCGTCCTGCACACCCTCACCCTGATCCAGCGCAACGCCGACGACGCGGGCGAAGTCCGCCGCCTCGCCCGGGCCCAGGAGCGCGAGCTGCGCAACTGGCTCTACAAACCCGAGGGCACCGGCAAGGAGGAGGACGAGGAGCCCGGCACCCTCGCCGAGGCCGTGAAGAAGTCCGCCGCCGAGGTCGAGGACAAACACGGCGTTCCGCTGGAGGTCGTCGTCGTCGGCGACTGCCCGCTCGACGACAAGCTCTCCGCCTGTATGCAGGCGGCCAGGGAAGCGATGGTCAACGCCGCCAAGTACGGTGGCGAGGGCGGTCCCGTCCAGGTGTTCGCCGAGGTCGACGGCCGGACGGTCTTCGTCTCGGTCCGCGACCGCGGGCCCGGATTCGACCTCGACTCCGTCCCCGGGGACAGAATGGGCGTCCGGGAGTCGATCGTCGGCCGGATGCAGCGCAACGGCGGGACGGCCCGGCTCACCTCGGCGCCCGGGGAGGGCACGGAAGTGGAGCTGACCATGGAGAGGGCGGACGCATGA
- a CDS encoding LuxR C-terminal-related transcriptional regulator produces MTSQQAGQTGPAGEDTGGPERRVRVVLVDDHRMFRTGVQAEIGRTEATGVEVVGEAADVDQAVTVITATRPEVVLLDVHLPGGGGVEVLRRCAPLMGTAERPVRFLALSVSDAAEDVIGVIRGGARGYVTKTITGTDLVDSIFRVQEGDAVFSPRLAGFVLDAFASTDAPPIDEDLDRLTQREREVLRLIARGYAYKEIAKQLFISVKTVESHVSAVLRKLQLSNRHELTRWATARRLI; encoded by the coding sequence ATGACGTCGCAGCAGGCAGGGCAGACCGGTCCGGCGGGGGAGGACACCGGGGGTCCGGAGCGGCGGGTCCGGGTCGTCCTCGTCGACGACCACCGCATGTTCCGTACCGGAGTCCAGGCCGAGATCGGCCGGACCGAGGCCACCGGGGTCGAGGTCGTCGGGGAGGCCGCCGATGTGGACCAGGCCGTGACCGTGATCACCGCGACCCGACCCGAGGTCGTCCTCCTCGACGTCCATCTCCCGGGCGGCGGCGGGGTGGAGGTGCTGCGCCGCTGCGCCCCGCTGATGGGCACGGCCGAACGCCCCGTCCGCTTTCTGGCGCTGTCGGTGTCGGACGCGGCCGAGGATGTCATCGGCGTGATCCGGGGCGGTGCCCGGGGCTATGTCACCAAGACCATCACCGGTACCGACCTGGTGGATTCGATTTTCCGGGTCCAGGAGGGGGACGCCGTCTTCTCCCCCAGGCTGGCCGGATTCGTGCTCGACGCCTTCGCCTCCACGGACGCCCCGCCGATCGACGAGGACCTCGACCGGCTCACCCAGCGGGAGCGCGAGGTGCTCCGGCTGATCGCCCGGGGATACGCGTACAAGGAGATCGCCAAGCAGCTGTTCATCTCGGTGAAGACGGTCGAGTCCCATGTTTCGGCGGTGCTGCGCAAGCTCCAGCTCTCCAACCGTCATGAGCTGACCCGCTGGGCGACGGCGCGCCGGCTGATCTGA
- a CDS encoding C40 family peptidase: MAAHRKPKQTRRYPFAARPAARTATSLVLAGAATATVFNGTGTADTVLTPAQIKARVDKLYQEAEAATEEYNGAKERTDGAREELDRLRDESARRAERLNAGRDALGSIAAAQYRAGAVDPVIRLALESDPDGFLERAAIDRLVGDRHAAAAADVRGRLADLNRLRDLAGHRVGELRSHQDELARRKAVVQRKLAAAEGMLKRLDTPQRAAYDAPGADRLGAQSRPPAVTATSSRAARAVAYAYGALGKPYVWGATGPASYDCSGLTRAAWRAAGVSLPRTTYTQIGAGRRVARSELAPGDLVFFYPGVSHVGLYVGGGRMIHAPRPGAQVRIASVDEMPFAGATRPA; the protein is encoded by the coding sequence GTGGCAGCGCACCGCAAACCGAAGCAGACGCGGCGATATCCCTTCGCCGCACGGCCCGCCGCCAGGACGGCCACCAGCCTGGTGCTCGCGGGTGCGGCGACGGCCACCGTGTTCAACGGCACCGGCACCGCCGACACCGTGCTCACTCCCGCGCAGATCAAAGCCCGGGTCGACAAGCTCTACCAGGAGGCGGAGGCCGCCACCGAGGAGTACAACGGCGCGAAGGAGCGGACCGACGGGGCCCGCGAGGAGCTGGACCGGCTGCGCGACGAGAGCGCCCGCCGCGCGGAGCGGCTCAACGCGGGTCGCGACGCGCTCGGTTCCATCGCCGCGGCGCAGTACCGTGCCGGGGCCGTCGACCCCGTGATCCGGCTGGCCCTGGAATCCGACCCCGACGGCTTTCTGGAGCGGGCCGCGATCGACCGGCTGGTCGGAGACCGGCACGCGGCGGCCGCGGCGGACGTCCGCGGCAGGCTCGCCGATCTGAACCGACTGCGGGATCTCGCCGGTCACCGGGTCGGCGAGCTCCGCTCCCACCAGGATGAACTGGCCCGCCGCAAGGCCGTGGTGCAGCGGAAGCTGGCCGCCGCCGAGGGCATGCTCAAGCGCCTGGACACCCCGCAGCGCGCGGCCTACGACGCGCCGGGCGCCGACCGGCTCGGGGCGCAGAGCCGCCCGCCGGCGGTGACGGCGACCTCCTCGCGTGCGGCGCGGGCCGTCGCGTACGCCTACGGAGCCTTGGGCAAGCCGTACGTCTGGGGCGCCACCGGCCCGGCCTCGTACGACTGCTCGGGGCTGACCCGGGCGGCCTGGCGGGCCGCCGGGGTGTCGCTGCCGAGGACCACGTACACACAGATCGGCGCGGGCCGCCGGGTCGCCCGCTCCGAACTGGCCCCGGGCGATCTGGTCTTCTTCTATCCGGGCGTCAGCCATGTCGGGCTGTACGTCGGCGGCGGCCGGATGATCCACGCGCCCCGGCCGGGTGCGCAGGTGCGGATCGCCTCCGTGGACGAGATGCCGTTCGCGGGCGCGACGCGGCCCGCGTGA